A section of the Methanococcoides sp. LMO-2 genome encodes:
- a CDS encoding hydrophobe/amphiphile efflux-3 (HAE3) family transporter translates to MGIFIENNTIPIIIVALLFVLVSAQGAQNISMESGTETFVEKTSQLYQDFDHLYMNIFGTEAIVVMVEDGQVNDPALLQAMDRLDKMSSSLPGVVSVQSVAGVVRDANFALTGESALPEDRMELESLITNYVPAELMPDGTHSLIYVEIAGSVSDEQKQEILREVETSVSLAEFPPDYNIIVTGDPAFMVSMNNAMMSSMAVLLGLSVILMIIVLYLVFGHVRWRLMPLAIVLLGIIYTFGAMGYLEIPMTMVSMAAFPVLIGLGIDYAIQFHNRIEEELERGETPAEAVVDTIKHTGPAVLIALIITALGFFSLVTSSVPMIQDFAKLLLIGIVMCFLASLFVGVTVIYGLDNMQSIRKEKFGSFSLKGKNNSKSSSKTSGESGPDILDRLLGRTTHFTINHPFMILSIAVLICAGGLAADTQVPIQTDTETFVPQDLPALMDLKHLSDITGGEDQLNIIVKTDNVADPETLKWMDEFSAHEVDNRNSVLGAESMASVIKSMNNGVIPGSEAEIRSLYEQMPDQQKDRFMYGENMLLLNLNIGDAMGSLGMEGIELLADVIRDDMLWMAPPPGMSATITGNSVVFIEVIGALTSGRVFMTYLGLGLVFGGLLLIYRDFLKALVPVVTMFMVVGWSGGLMYLMGMEYTPMTATLGALILGVGSEYAVLMMERYFEEKSKGATPEEAMTEAGVKIGKAIITSGLTTLFGFCALIASDFNIISSFGVITVIDVGLALFATFVIFPPVMVLLDNFRERRKAKKIIPDGSFDDIIEKIELTKHNSDPEADAF, encoded by the coding sequence CTGGGGATCTTTATTGAGAACAACACTATCCCTATAATTATAGTAGCATTATTATTTGTCCTTGTCTCTGCTCAGGGTGCGCAGAACATTTCCATGGAATCGGGGACTGAAACATTTGTTGAGAAGACGTCACAATTGTATCAGGATTTCGATCACCTTTATATGAACATCTTTGGTACGGAAGCCATTGTTGTAATGGTGGAGGATGGTCAGGTAAACGATCCGGCTTTGTTGCAGGCGATGGATCGGCTGGATAAAATGTCTTCGTCGCTACCCGGTGTGGTAAGTGTTCAAAGTGTTGCAGGAGTTGTCAGGGATGCCAATTTTGCTTTAACCGGTGAATCCGCACTTCCTGAGGACAGGATGGAACTGGAATCTCTTATTACCAACTATGTTCCTGCAGAATTGATGCCTGATGGTACTCATTCACTTATCTATGTTGAGATTGCAGGGTCAGTAAGCGATGAGCAGAAACAGGAGATCTTGAGGGAGGTCGAGACCTCGGTATCTCTGGCAGAGTTCCCTCCTGATTATAATATAATAGTAACCGGGGATCCGGCATTCATGGTCTCCATGAACAATGCGATGATGTCCAGTATGGCTGTCCTTCTCGGACTTTCAGTCATCCTGATGATCATTGTTCTGTATCTTGTTTTTGGCCATGTCAGGTGGAGATTGATGCCACTTGCTATCGTACTTTTGGGTATCATCTATACCTTCGGTGCCATGGGCTATCTGGAGATCCCGATGACCATGGTATCAATGGCAGCATTCCCTGTATTGATAGGGTTGGGCATAGATTATGCCATACAGTTCCACAACCGTATAGAGGAGGAGCTCGAGCGTGGTGAGACTCCGGCAGAGGCTGTGGTGGATACTATCAAGCACACCGGTCCGGCAGTATTGATCGCACTTATCATTACTGCACTGGGTTTCTTTTCCCTGGTGACCTCAAGTGTGCCTATGATACAGGACTTTGCAAAACTGCTTCTCATAGGAATTGTGATGTGCTTCCTCGCCTCACTGTTCGTAGGAGTGACCGTGATATATGGACTTGACAACATGCAGTCCATACGTAAAGAGAAATTTGGTAGCTTTTCCCTGAAAGGTAAGAACAATTCTAAATCATCATCCAAAACTTCCGGTGAGTCCGGGCCGGATATTCTTGATAGGTTGCTTGGGCGTACGACCCACTTCACCATAAATCATCCTTTCATGATACTATCAATTGCTGTTCTTATCTGCGCAGGCGGTCTGGCTGCGGACACCCAGGTCCCTATTCAGACAGATACGGAGACCTTTGTCCCGCAGGATCTGCCGGCATTGATGGACCTGAAGCACCTGTCTGATATCACGGGTGGGGAGGACCAGTTGAACATCATTGTTAAAACAGACAATGTTGCTGATCCTGAGACCCTGAAATGGATGGATGAGTTCAGTGCTCATGAAGTGGACAACCGGAACAGTGTCCTTGGGGCGGAAAGCATGGCCAGCGTCATTAAATCAATGAACAATGGTGTGATCCCCGGAAGTGAGGCTGAGATAAGGTCACTGTATGAACAGATGCCTGATCAGCAGAAGGACCGTTTCATGTATGGCGAGAACATGCTGTTGCTCAACCTGAACATCGGGGATGCCATGGGAAGCCTTGGAATGGAAGGTATCGAGTTGCTGGCAGACGTTATAAGGGATGATATGCTCTGGATGGCCCCGCCTCCCGGTATGAGCGCTACGATCACCGGAAACAGTGTTGTGTTCATTGAGGTCATCGGAGCCCTTACTTCGGGCCGGGTCTTCATGACATACCTTGGACTGGGGCTAGTATTCGGCGGTTTGCTCCTCATATACCGTGATTTTCTCAAAGCCCTTGTTCCGGTGGTGACCATGTTCATGGTTGTGGGCTGGTCCGGAGGACTGATGTATCTGATGGGCATGGAGTACACTCCCATGACAGCTACACTGGGGGCTCTGATCCTCGGTGTGGGCTCAGAGTATGCCGTACTTATGATGGAGCGCTACTTCGAGGAAAAGAGCAAAGGTGCAACTCCTGAAGAAGCAATGACCGAAGCAGGTGTTAAGATCGGAAAAGCGATCATAACTTCCGGGCTTACAACGTTGTTCGGTTTTTGCGCACTGATAGCTTCTGATTTCAATATCATCAGCAGTTTTGGTGTTATCACTGTAATAGATGTGGGGCTTGCCCTGTTTGCAACATTTGTGATCTTCCCGCCTGTGATGGTATTGCTCGATAACTTCCGTGAAAGGAGGAAGGCAAAAAAGATAATACCTGACGGATCATTCGATGATATTATAGAAAAGATAGAATTAACAAAACATAATAGTGACCCGGAGGCTGATGCCTTTTGA
- a CDS encoding MarR family winged helix-turn-helix transcriptional regulator: MPSTLARFLDLKKSSVTSLIDNLEKEGFVFRKDDPSDRRKVLISVTEKGIEQIGRVFKKMVSVVKMCMDDVDGEKLDKLLEAEILLIEFHRHMYDRSVELLDEKCSLESKNKQ, translated from the coding sequence ATGCCTTCTACACTTGCCAGGTTCCTTGACCTGAAAAAGAGCAGTGTTACAAGTCTTATCGATAACCTTGAGAAAGAGGGTTTTGTTTTTCGAAAAGACGATCCCTCTGATCGTAGGAAGGTCCTGATATCTGTTACTGAAAAAGGCATTGAACAGATCGGGAGGGTCTTCAAGAAAATGGTTTCGGTCGTAAAAATGTGCATGGATGATGTGGATGGTGAAAAGCTTGACAAGCTTCTTGAGGCCGAGATCTTATTGATCGAATTCCATCGTCATATGTACGACCGATCGGTGGAACTGCTCGATGAAAAATGTTCTCTTGAATCTAAGAATAAACAATAA
- a CDS encoding mechanosensitive ion channel family protein, with the protein MLSDNLPYMNMTYFDLLSALIVLVAGIIVAKILAGIFKNGLKKTELPELVAEFLSRFVLALLYVAVILATVSTLGADISSVVVGLSAVIGLVLGFGMQDTLTNIAAGVWLATLRPFDKGEYVSVTGYSGTVSAVGFMATELLTPDNKIITIPNKVIWGSAIENATRMPTRRVDVNVGISYDTKVDQAVQVAMELMKNHSMVLADPAPAVVTTELADSSVNLQLRAWANTADYWGVKGDLTNGILNAYKEADIEIPFPQLDVHMDKE; encoded by the coding sequence ATGTTATCAGACAATCTACCATACATGAATATGACATACTTTGACCTGCTATCGGCACTTATAGTCCTCGTTGCAGGTATAATTGTAGCAAAGATCTTAGCAGGTATCTTCAAGAACGGGCTTAAGAAGACGGAACTGCCTGAACTGGTTGCAGAATTCCTGTCCAGATTCGTCCTGGCACTTCTATACGTTGCAGTCATCCTTGCAACAGTATCAACACTGGGTGCCGACATAAGTTCAGTAGTTGTCGGTCTTTCAGCAGTCATCGGTTTAGTACTTGGCTTCGGAATGCAGGACACATTGACGAACATTGCAGCAGGCGTATGGCTTGCCACACTCAGACCATTCGACAAAGGAGAGTATGTATCGGTTACAGGCTACTCCGGAACTGTAAGTGCTGTCGGATTCATGGCAACAGAACTGCTTACACCGGACAACAAGATAATCACCATCCCAAACAAGGTAATCTGGGGAAGCGCCATTGAAAATGCTACCAGAATGCCCACAAGAAGAGTTGATGTTAATGTCGGAATCAGCTATGACACAAAAGTTGACCAGGCAGTTCAGGTTGCTATGGAACTCATGAAGAATCACTCAATGGTACTTGCGGACCCTGCTCCAGCCGTTGTCACAACCGAACTTGCAGATTCATCCGTGAACCTCCAGCTTCGCGCATGGGCAAATACCGCAGATTACTGGGGAGTTAAAGGCGACCTCACCAACGGTATCCTGAACGCATACAAGGAAGCAGATATAGAGATCCCATTCCCACAACTGGATGTCCACATGGACAAAGAATGA
- a CDS encoding CDGSH iron-sulfur domain-containing protein: MTESKPSIQPSENGPNLVKDLKYLKNSKGETFEPQPMMALCRCGQSSNKPFCDGTHLKVGFTGEKAEDRQPDRVDDYVGKDITIHDNRGVCSHRGYCTDNLPNVFRMRQEPWIDPDGASAEEIIRVIEMCPSGALSYTKDGVLHKELDREPGITVTKNGPHDVVGGIELDDPDGNTPESKEHYTLCRCGASKNKPFCSGEHWHVEFKDEKN; encoded by the coding sequence ATGACAGAGAGCAAACCAAGCATACAGCCATCAGAGAACGGACCAAACCTTGTAAAAGACCTGAAGTATCTGAAGAACTCAAAGGGGGAGACCTTTGAACCACAGCCCATGATGGCTCTTTGTCGCTGTGGCCAGTCATCGAACAAACCATTTTGCGATGGTACACATCTGAAAGTAGGCTTTACAGGGGAGAAAGCCGAAGACAGGCAACCTGACAGGGTGGACGATTATGTTGGGAAGGATATCACGATCCATGACAACAGGGGAGTCTGTTCTCACAGGGGATACTGCACCGATAATCTACCAAACGTCTTCAGGATGAGACAGGAGCCATGGATAGACCCTGACGGAGCCAGTGCAGAAGAGATCATAAGGGTTATCGAAATGTGCCCTTCAGGTGCTTTAAGCTACACGAAGGATGGAGTGCTGCACAAGGAACTTGACAGGGAGCCGGGAATCACTGTCACAAAGAACGGACCACACGACGTTGTAGGTGGTATCGAGCTTGATGATCCTGACGGGAACACACCCGAATCCAAAGAACACTACACCCTTTGCAGGTGTGGTGCTTCGAAGAACAAGCCGTTCTGCAGCGGTGAACACTGGCATGTCGAGTTCAAGGATGAGAAGAACTGA
- a CDS encoding thiamine pyrophosphate-dependent enzyme, with product MGKYRCSVCNWTYDEEAEGQDFDSLPDSYTCPVCGAPKSAFVQEGGVKEEKGVETTVADKIVEQLEAFGVRYVYGIPGDSNLPLIDAIRRSDKIRFILTRHEETAAFMASAHGKMTSELGVCISIAGPGCTNLITGLMDAATDRSSVLAFAGQVPEVYLGSEAFQEIDQIELFKPFTEFSETIARDNQALKLLTMAVKYAYRKPGVSVLSTPTDILAEKLGEKVYSPEKRLFINKTSPKEEDVQRAAELINGCEKVTLFAGWGSRHSRDLLLEMSQKLKAPIATTSRAKGVIHETERFSVGVLGSIGSKHAAQAIKNSDLIFIIGSGFRQANLVPAGVKIVQTDIDPTKIGKTFDVDVGIVGDADLVLKALLPLLDEKDADREFLEHIDQMKASHREELEYEANDLSIPINPGYVVQAIKRHADKDAIICVDVGDHTYWFYKKFVCEGQRTFMSANIASMGFALPASLSAKLDYPDKQVICVTGDGGFGMLMGDFTTAVREGLGINVIVFNDGKLKNIKKEQLRDNYPEYGVSFPNPDFAEFARSTGGEGFRIEDPTQLDEALEKAFNSEKAALIDVVVDPDKTAASTKRVD from the coding sequence TTGGGAAAATACAGATGTTCGGTCTGTAACTGGACATATGATGAAGAAGCAGAAGGGCAGGATTTTGATTCCCTGCCCGATAGCTATACCTGTCCTGTCTGTGGTGCACCAAAATCTGCATTTGTTCAGGAAGGCGGCGTAAAGGAAGAAAAGGGTGTTGAAACCACTGTTGCGGACAAGATAGTCGAACAGCTGGAAGCTTTTGGTGTAAGATACGTCTATGGCATACCAGGAGACTCGAACCTACCGCTTATCGATGCCATACGAAGAAGCGATAAGATACGTTTCATCCTCACGAGGCATGAGGAAACAGCTGCCTTTATGGCCTCAGCACATGGGAAGATGACCTCCGAACTGGGAGTCTGCATTTCCATTGCAGGCCCGGGATGTACCAACCTGATCACCGGACTCATGGATGCTGCAACCGACAGGAGCAGCGTGCTTGCCTTTGCGGGCCAGGTTCCGGAAGTATACCTTGGGAGCGAAGCATTTCAGGAGATCGACCAGATAGAACTGTTCAAGCCATTCACCGAGTTCTCAGAAACCATTGCCAGAGACAATCAGGCATTGAAGCTGCTCACCATGGCAGTAAAGTATGCATACAGGAAACCGGGTGTTTCGGTCCTCAGCACCCCCACGGACATCCTTGCCGAAAAGCTTGGAGAAAAAGTATATTCTCCTGAGAAGAGACTTTTCATTAACAAGACCTCTCCAAAAGAAGAGGATGTACAAAGAGCAGCGGAACTTATCAACGGTTGCGAAAAGGTGACACTCTTCGCAGGCTGGGGTTCCCGCCACAGCAGAGATCTGCTGCTGGAGATGTCACAAAAGCTGAAAGCACCAATTGCGACAACATCAAGGGCCAAGGGAGTAATCCACGAGACTGAGCGCTTCAGCGTAGGGGTCCTGGGCTCCATAGGATCAAAGCATGCGGCACAGGCCATCAAAAATTCGGACCTAATATTCATAATCGGTTCCGGATTCCGACAGGCCAACCTTGTACCTGCCGGAGTGAAGATCGTCCAGACAGATATCGATCCCACAAAGATAGGAAAGACCTTCGACGTGGATGTTGGCATTGTCGGCGATGCGGATCTTGTACTCAAGGCACTGTTGCCTCTGTTAGATGAAAAGGATGCGGACCGAGAATTCCTTGAACACATTGACCAGATGAAAGCAAGCCATCGTGAGGAACTCGAATACGAAGCCAATGACCTGTCCATCCCGATAAATCCCGGATATGTAGTGCAGGCCATCAAACGTCATGCAGACAAGGATGCAATCATCTGCGTTGATGTGGGCGACCATACCTATTGGTTCTACAAGAAGTTCGTCTGTGAAGGACAGAGAACGTTCATGTCAGCGAACATCGCCAGTATGGGTTTCGCACTTCCTGCATCCCTTTCAGCAAAGCTGGACTATCCTGACAAACAGGTCATCTGTGTGACAGGGGACGGTGGATTTGGGATGCTCATGGGAGATTTCACAACAGCTGTCAGGGAAGGACTTGGCATCAATGTCATCGTCTTTAACGACGGCAAGCTCAAGAACATCAAGAAAGAACAGTTAAGGGACAACTATCCCGAATACGGAGTCAGTTTCCCTAACCCTGATTTCGCAGAATTTGCACGATCTACCGGAGGGGAAGGCTTCAGGATAGAAGACCCGACACAACTGGACGAAGCATTAGAAAAAGCATTCAATTCAGAAAAAGCAGCACTCATTGACGTGGTCGTTGACCCCGACAAGACAGCTGCCAGTACAAAGAGGGTGGATTAA
- a CDS encoding DUF427 domain-containing protein, with protein sequence MAVAKWNGVILAESDAVKEVEGNLYFPPDSVQREYLRESETRSTCPWKGLGYYYDIVVGDEVNKDAAWYYPEPKPAAKEITGYVAFWKGVEVTP encoded by the coding sequence ATGGCAGTAGCAAAATGGAATGGAGTCATACTTGCAGAAAGCGATGCAGTAAAAGAGGTGGAAGGGAATCTTTACTTCCCACCTGACTCGGTGCAGAGGGAATACCTGCGCGAATCGGAAACACGTTCGACCTGCCCATGGAAGGGTCTGGGATATTACTATGACATCGTTGTGGGTGATGAAGTAAATAAAGATGCAGCCTGGTATTATCCGGAACCAAAACCGGCTGCAAAAGAGATCACAGGGTATGTTGCATTCTGGAAGGGTGTGGAGGTAACTCCTTAA
- a CDS encoding Maf family nucleotide pyrophosphatase: MCRIVLASASPRRKELLRQLIGDNFEICVSSYDEAPQSGLDATELVLHHSLFKARDVVGKYDSGIIISADTVVLCEGQVLGKPHSPEKAKEMLDSVSGKIVQAITGMTVLNIDLETEVTVSEITDVKMKKMSVEEIASYVRSGEPMDKAGAFAIQGKGAILVESIMGDFFNVVGLPLFKLGQILEDMGVHIFEIE, encoded by the coding sequence ATGTGCAGGATAGTTCTTGCATCGGCTTCCCCGCGCAGGAAGGAGCTTTTAAGGCAGCTTATCGGGGATAACTTTGAGATTTGTGTGAGTTCATACGATGAAGCTCCACAGTCCGGGTTGGATGCAACAGAATTGGTCCTCCATCATTCTCTTTTTAAGGCAAGAGATGTTGTCGGGAAATATGATTCAGGTATCATCATCTCTGCTGATACCGTTGTCCTCTGTGAAGGTCAGGTACTTGGAAAACCACACTCGCCTGAAAAAGCAAAAGAGATGCTTGATAGCGTCAGCGGGAAGATCGTACAGGCGATCACAGGCATGACAGTTCTGAATATTGATCTGGAAACAGAGGTAACGGTTTCCGAGATTACTGATGTAAAAATGAAAAAGATGTCCGTGGAGGAGATCGCATCTTATGTCAGGTCAGGGGAACCGATGGATAAGGCCGGTGCCTTTGCAATACAGGGGAAAGGTGCCATACTTGTGGAAAGTATCATGGGCGATTTCTTCAATGTTGTAGGTCTGCCGCTGTTCAAATTAGGCCAGATTCTTGAGGATATGGGTGTTCACATCTTCGAGATCGAATGA
- a CDS encoding DUF3656 domain-containing U32 family peptidase yields MILKNEKKVCEVPPEVLAPAGDIDALTGAIKGGADAVYFGVTDLNARKGAKNFSMDDLEDAIDMLHSHGVKAFLALNIPIKQKELQHALDVVDKAYSFGIDAIILQDMGLLRILHETYPDLALHASTQMTVHSMEGVDFVANEGAVRVIVSRELTVREITDIVDHSDTEIEIFVHGALCYSYSGKCLFSSFMSDRSANRGACAQPCRRPYEFVVNGRKVNVKGMGRFPISCAELCTLSELNEIVGTGLRSLKIEGRMKKPEYVTESASVYKRAVEAICKKEKLDEVKVMELETDLAKLFYRGFTKGFVLGERDVVHSKYSSSYGVFLGKIRDISTYRYTTSLTITLKEDIQVKDGVGIHTKVGVLGSAINKLLDKDGNEIKTAKKGDKVILEISSKTGKAVARGNEVYLTTDQRLLETLQRTKEQGLPVDIEVIAEVGQNLKVSMSSGEIRVDVVDDFEVQEAKKAPTSEEQIISAMEKLGDTSFTASTVDVKVTGNIFIPIGVLTGARRAAAERLLEKVLGKYRKDEKHPQLSDISHFCGDSGCGSIVRTPVLSVEVKNSGALFDAVEMGADCVYVPVRKFHELTSEQNAEKLEAARKSAEIVLLLPRISHEAELVQLLPLLGNVKDAGFRIACYTLGQVEVAKQLGIPFVVQKEFNTFNSYTADEFYKAGAFRVTMSSELNLDEITDVCNDISCRGSENQLEIVVHGRELMLITEHDLLKPLLEQEIATDGSEVLMVDSKGVEYPVKRADERTLIYDSKVLDMSDKMDHLKMSGVDVMRLDLSLYGKRDVKEITSAYRRLLDGKPAELRPRRGTKFSRGHYFKGV; encoded by the coding sequence ATGATATTGAAAAATGAAAAAAAGGTCTGCGAAGTTCCACCCGAGGTACTTGCCCCGGCAGGAGATATAGATGCATTGACAGGTGCCATTAAAGGAGGTGCAGATGCAGTTTATTTCGGTGTGACGGATCTTAATGCAAGAAAAGGTGCGAAGAACTTCTCAATGGATGATCTTGAGGATGCAATTGACATGCTGCATTCCCATGGGGTCAAAGCATTTCTGGCTTTGAACATACCGATCAAACAGAAGGAGCTCCAGCATGCGCTGGATGTGGTTGATAAGGCATATTCTTTCGGAATTGATGCCATCATCCTGCAGGACATGGGACTTCTCCGTATCCTTCATGAGACCTATCCTGACCTGGCACTGCATGCAAGTACTCAGATGACGGTCCACAGCATGGAAGGAGTTGACTTTGTTGCCAACGAAGGCGCTGTCCGTGTCATCGTTTCAAGGGAGCTGACGGTGCGTGAGATCACTGATATAGTGGATCATTCTGATACTGAGATCGAGATCTTCGTACATGGGGCACTTTGCTATTCATATTCCGGGAAATGCCTTTTCAGCAGTTTCATGAGTGACAGGAGTGCAAACCGTGGTGCATGTGCACAACCATGCAGGAGACCATATGAGTTTGTTGTGAACGGTCGAAAGGTAAATGTCAAGGGCATGGGCAGGTTCCCGATAAGCTGTGCTGAACTGTGCACCCTTTCGGAACTTAACGAGATCGTTGGCACCGGTCTTCGAAGCCTGAAGATCGAAGGAAGGATGAAGAAACCTGAGTACGTTACAGAAAGTGCAAGTGTCTACAAGCGTGCAGTAGAAGCGATCTGCAAAAAAGAAAAGCTTGATGAGGTTAAGGTCATGGAGCTTGAAACTGACCTTGCAAAGCTGTTCTATCGTGGTTTCACAAAGGGCTTCGTCCTTGGTGAGAGGGATGTAGTCCATTCCAAATACAGTTCAAGTTATGGTGTTTTTCTTGGGAAAATCAGGGATATTTCCACTTACAGGTATACTACCAGCCTTACTATCACCCTGAAAGAAGACATACAGGTGAAGGATGGTGTGGGCATCCACACAAAGGTCGGTGTGCTGGGCTCTGCCATCAACAAACTTCTGGATAAGGATGGCAACGAGATAAAGACAGCAAAGAAAGGTGACAAGGTCATCCTTGAGATCAGTTCAAAGACCGGTAAGGCGGTCGCCAGAGGCAATGAGGTCTATCTTACAACAGACCAGAGACTTCTGGAAACCCTCCAGAGGACAAAGGAACAGGGTCTTCCTGTGGATATTGAAGTGATTGCTGAGGTGGGTCAAAATTTAAAGGTCAGCATGAGCTCAGGTGAGATCCGCGTAGATGTCGTCGATGATTTTGAGGTTCAGGAAGCTAAAAAAGCCCCTACTTCTGAAGAGCAGATCATATCTGCAATGGAGAAATTGGGTGATACTTCATTTACAGCATCAACAGTGGACGTGAAGGTCACAGGCAACATCTTCATTCCTATCGGAGTGCTCACTGGTGCAAGAAGGGCGGCTGCTGAAAGGCTGCTTGAGAAGGTTCTTGGAAAATACAGGAAGGATGAAAAGCATCCTCAATTATCAGACATCTCGCACTTCTGCGGCGATTCCGGATGCGGAAGCATAGTGCGAACTCCTGTTCTCAGTGTGGAAGTAAAGAACTCCGGTGCTCTGTTCGATGCTGTGGAAATGGGTGCTGATTGCGTCTATGTGCCTGTAAGGAAGTTCCATGAACTGACATCGGAGCAGAATGCAGAGAAACTGGAGGCTGCAAGGAAAAGTGCTGAGATAGTTCTCCTGCTCCCGCGCATAAGTCATGAAGCTGAGCTTGTGCAGCTTTTGCCTCTGTTAGGGAATGTAAAGGACGCCGGTTTCCGCATAGCATGCTACACTCTGGGGCAGGTTGAAGTGGCTAAACAGCTGGGAATTCCGTTCGTGGTACAAAAGGAGTTCAACACTTTTAATTCCTACACGGCGGATGAGTTCTACAAAGCCGGAGCTTTCCGTGTGACCATGTCTTCCGAACTGAACCTTGATGAGATCACTGATGTATGCAATGATATTTCCTGCCGTGGTAGTGAGAACCAGCTGGAGATAGTTGTTCATGGAAGGGAACTGATGCTCATCACCGAGCATGATCTGCTAAAACCTCTGCTTGAGCAGGAAATAGCTACTGATGGCAGTGAAGTGCTCATGGTGGACTCAAAAGGCGTGGAGTATCCTGTAAAGCGTGCGGATGAAAGGACGCTGATCTATGATTCCAAAGTGCTGGACATGAGCGATAAGATGGACCATCTGAAAATGTCTGGTGTGGATGTTATGCGTCTCGACCTGTCCCTTTATGGGAAGAGGGATGTGAAAGAGATCACTTCAGCATACCGGAGACTACTTGACGGCAAGCCTGCTGAACTCCGTCCCAGAAGGGGTACGAAGTTCTCAAGAGGACATTATTTCAAGGGTGTATGA